One Acetobacter ghanensis DNA window includes the following coding sequences:
- a CDS encoding AI-2E family transporter, whose translation MTDGHTLTAERILRFLLLAGIAYGCVTVLVPFSSALLWAGVLTYTTWPLFQYLRRSMGPNAASLIMTVLCAVCVVFPLALLASACVASGPRWALQLTSLFGQVNQLPPLPRWLDNLPVFGPDIHHRWALWSRNLGLAAAELRPYAGGIIQSVLSVLMQMANGALHLVTALFISFFFWISGSILWDTLQAVMLRIAGQQAGRHLSIIASTVRGTVYGILGTAIIQGILTGVGLWIFGVAEPVILGGIAAFLAVFPVGAPLVWIPAAVWLFATHHQLKGILLILYGVIFISGADHLIRPLFIARGSKLPYLLTVLGVIGGLLAFGGVGIFLGPVLLAIGFTLTMEFAQGEPARPVMDDTRNISS comes from the coding sequence ATGACAGATGGTCACACATTGACGGCAGAACGTATTCTCCGGTTTTTATTACTGGCTGGGATCGCATACGGTTGTGTAACCGTATTGGTGCCTTTTTCCTCCGCTCTGTTGTGGGCAGGGGTGCTGACCTACACAACATGGCCACTTTTCCAGTACCTGCGGCGGAGTATGGGGCCTAATGCTGCCAGCCTCATTATGACGGTGCTGTGTGCAGTTTGCGTTGTCTTTCCATTAGCCCTTCTGGCGTCTGCCTGTGTGGCATCTGGCCCGCGTTGGGCGTTGCAACTGACCAGCCTGTTTGGACAGGTCAATCAGCTGCCTCCCCTTCCCCGCTGGCTTGATAATCTGCCTGTTTTTGGGCCGGATATTCATCATCGCTGGGCTTTATGGAGCCGTAACCTTGGGTTGGCCGCAGCAGAACTGAGACCGTATGCTGGAGGAATTATCCAGTCTGTTCTGAGTGTGCTGATGCAGATGGCTAACGGCGCGCTGCATCTTGTTACAGCATTGTTCATTTCTTTCTTCTTCTGGATTAGTGGCTCCATCCTGTGGGACACATTGCAGGCTGTTATGTTACGTATTGCCGGACAACAGGCCGGGAGGCACCTGTCCATTATTGCCAGTACGGTACGTGGCACGGTTTATGGTATTCTGGGTACGGCCATCATTCAGGGTATTCTAACTGGCGTGGGGCTTTGGATATTCGGTGTAGCTGAACCGGTTATTCTGGGGGGCATTGCCGCCTTTCTGGCCGTGTTCCCGGTCGGTGCGCCGCTAGTGTGGATTCCAGCAGCCGTATGGCTGTTTGCGACGCATCATCAGCTCAAAGGTATTCTGCTTATTCTGTATGGGGTGATTTTTATTTCTGGTGCGGACCATCTGATCCGCCCATTGTTTATCGCCCGCGGGTCAAAGCTGCCTTACCTTCTTACGGTGCTGGGGGTCATTGGTGGCCTGCTGGCGTTTGGTGGCGTTGGCATTTTTCTGGGGCCAGTCCTGCTCGCAATCGGTTTTACGCTGACCATGGAGTTTGCGCAGGGCGAGCCAGCACGGCCCGTAATGGATGATACGAGGAATATCTCATCATGA
- a CDS encoding endonuclease/exonuclease/phosphatase family protein, giving the protein MRRGLARFVELASRGRHRHQVANDAPGVRIISWNLLRRIGATVHDVAALIEAEQPDILLMQEATIEIDVLPDVIGGHYARSPLPGRIHGVACWSRLPFARPPRACTIPSGPIVKRHAQIIDYAQFSLANVHLSHGQMLNRRQLRRIASLLSAPCAILGDFNLVGPTLVPGFSDVGPKAPTHRMVDLLPIRLDRCLVEGMVCSDAQVLPVFASDHRPIAVTLRPETVRRSGNTVYR; this is encoded by the coding sequence ATGAGGCGTGGTCTGGCCCGTTTTGTTGAACTTGCATCCAGAGGGCGGCATCGCCATCAGGTCGCCAATGATGCGCCGGGAGTTCGGATTATCAGCTGGAATCTCCTGCGCCGTATTGGTGCGACGGTGCATGACGTCGCCGCGCTAATAGAGGCGGAGCAGCCAGATATTCTGCTTATGCAGGAAGCAACCATAGAAATAGACGTGTTGCCGGATGTGATTGGCGGTCACTACGCCCGCTCCCCATTGCCGGGGCGTATTCATGGCGTGGCCTGCTGGAGCCGTTTACCGTTTGCCCGGCCGCCGCGCGCATGTACTATTCCATCTGGTCCTATCGTCAAACGCCACGCCCAGATTATTGATTACGCGCAGTTCTCGTTGGCCAATGTGCATCTCTCGCATGGGCAGATGCTTAACCGCAGGCAGCTAAGGCGTATTGCGTCACTTCTGTCCGCGCCATGTGCCATTCTGGGGGACTTCAATCTTGTCGGGCCAACCCTTGTCCCCGGTTTTTCCGATGTGGGGCCAAAAGCACCGACGCATCGTATGGTTGATCTGCTTCCTATACGGTTGGACCGTTGCCTTGTGGAAGGCATGGTGTGTTCAGATGCGCAGGTGTTACCGGTTTTTGCATCAGACCATCGTCCCATAGCGGTAACGCTCAGGCCGGAGACGGTCCGTAGATCTGGGAATACGGTTTACAGATAA
- the cls gene encoding cardiolipin synthase, whose protein sequence is MLFDLPFSATDFLIACARLTLVTSVSLHILLTKRNTSSAIGWIGVCILMPFLGTVLYLMFGINRVTRLAKKLVGDRTSHRQDNVDLSSWNRELDGQFAPLALMVGKLTTRPVVGNNSITCLHDGDGAYPHMLEAIENARKSILLCSYIFRHDAIGQLFADKLIAAHKRGVNVRVLVDGIGSGYFLSPIYRYLKREGVPCARFMHSLLPWRMPFLNLRNHRKILVIDGCIGFMGGLNIADDNLVTRKPKHPVSDTHFQIEGPVVHQLAQVAAWDWYFTTGEQLNRDLFLQEHAGKGTSLARIVTAGPDTDLEKIEYTMLQAITLSRKSIRLMTPYFLPGARFLSELGLAALRGVQVDLIIPLHSNHRPLDWACAANISPLLDTGVRVWHANPPFNHSKLMVVDKAWSFVGSSNLDIRSLRLNFEINMETYDVTMAEILDDFICQHRNRRLTHYDLDKRNRLTRIRDSFARLFMPYL, encoded by the coding sequence ATGCTTTTTGATCTCCCATTTTCCGCAACAGACTTCCTCATTGCGTGTGCGCGCCTGACCCTCGTTACAAGTGTTAGCCTGCACATTCTCCTGACCAAACGAAATACATCATCCGCCATAGGATGGATTGGCGTATGTATTCTCATGCCATTTCTTGGCACGGTTCTGTACCTTATGTTTGGTATAAACCGTGTTACACGGCTGGCCAAAAAACTGGTGGGGGATCGAACCAGTCATAGGCAGGACAATGTGGACCTCTCCTCCTGGAACCGGGAACTGGACGGGCAATTTGCGCCACTGGCGCTTATGGTGGGTAAACTGACAACGCGCCCAGTGGTTGGCAATAATAGTATTACCTGCCTGCATGATGGGGACGGCGCGTACCCTCACATGCTGGAAGCTATTGAAAATGCACGCAAAAGTATTCTCCTGTGTTCCTACATCTTCCGGCATGACGCCATAGGACAGCTTTTTGCAGACAAACTGATTGCTGCGCACAAAAGAGGGGTCAATGTCCGCGTTCTGGTTGATGGAATTGGCAGTGGGTATTTCCTGTCCCCCATATACCGCTACCTCAAAAGGGAAGGTGTGCCGTGTGCGCGCTTTATGCATTCGCTGCTTCCGTGGCGAATGCCATTCCTGAACCTGAGGAACCACCGCAAAATTCTGGTTATCGACGGGTGTATCGGCTTTATGGGAGGCCTCAATATTGCTGATGATAACCTTGTCACCCGCAAGCCCAAGCACCCTGTTTCCGACACACATTTTCAAATCGAGGGGCCTGTTGTTCATCAGTTGGCACAGGTCGCGGCATGGGACTGGTATTTTACAACCGGAGAACAGCTGAACCGAGACCTGTTTTTGCAGGAACATGCAGGCAAAGGTACGTCTCTGGCGCGTATTGTAACGGCTGGGCCTGACACGGACCTTGAAAAAATTGAATACACCATGCTGCAGGCCATTACGCTCTCGCGCAAAAGCATACGGTTGATGACCCCGTATTTTCTGCCCGGAGCACGATTTTTGTCGGAGCTTGGACTGGCGGCGCTACGTGGTGTGCAGGTTGACCTTATTATCCCGCTTCACAGTAATCACCGTCCCCTAGACTGGGCCTGTGCTGCCAATATATCCCCCTTGCTGGATACGGGTGTGCGTGTCTGGCACGCCAATCCTCCATTCAACCATTCCAAGCTGATGGTTGTGGACAAAGCATGGTCCTTTGTGGGGAGTTCAAACCTCGACATCAGAAGTTTACGTCTGAATTTTGAAATCAACATGGAAACGTATGATGTCACCATGGCCGAAATTCTGGACGATTTTATTTGTCAGCACCGTAACCGGCGGCTGACACATTATGATCTGGACAAGCGGAATAGACTGACAAGAATCCGGGATTCCTTTGCCCGACTGTTCATGCCTTATCTGTAA
- a CDS encoding YraN family protein translates to MLSQQAAGVHSIANKCSAKQAPASSARRARGLASYQSGLAAEETVCQELRKEGWKILLQRARTRRGEIDIVAQKDAIISFVEVKQRQTLRGAAECLSVAQSRRLYRAAECLLQSHPAWQYEELRFDLFMLDAAGQMEWLKDIIRQM, encoded by the coding sequence ATGCTTTCACAACAGGCGGCTGGCGTCCACAGCATAGCGAATAAGTGTTCTGCAAAACAGGCCCCGGCCTCTTCCGCCAGACGCGCCAGAGGCCTTGCATCCTATCAGAGCGGCCTAGCCGCGGAGGAAACTGTTTGCCAGGAACTACGCAAAGAAGGTTGGAAGATATTATTGCAGAGGGCCAGAACGCGGAGGGGTGAAATTGACATTGTCGCCCAAAAAGACGCGATCATCAGTTTTGTCGAGGTCAAACAACGCCAAACGCTGCGAGGGGCTGCCGAATGTTTATCTGTTGCGCAGTCCAGAAGATTATATCGGGCTGCGGAATGTCTTTTACAGAGCCACCCTGCCTGGCAGTATGAAGAACTGCGATTTGACCTGTTCATGCTGGACGCGGCAGGTCAGATGGAATGGTTAAAAGACATCATCCGTCAGATGTAA
- the grxD gene encoding Grx4 family monothiol glutaredoxin yields the protein MTDSIKQTIQQDIDSNPVMLFMKGDADFPQCGFSARVVQILQHVGVPFKAANVLADAALRQGIKDYSNWPTIPQLYIKGEFIGGCDIVTEMYQTGELQKLLQEKNIACNASA from the coding sequence ATGACTGATTCCATCAAACAGACCATCCAGCAGGATATTGATTCAAACCCTGTCATGCTGTTCATGAAAGGGGATGCCGATTTCCCACAGTGTGGCTTTTCTGCCCGCGTTGTGCAGATTCTGCAGCATGTTGGCGTACCGTTCAAAGCTGCCAATGTTCTGGCAGATGCGGCTCTGCGTCAGGGCATTAAAGACTATTCCAACTGGCCAACCATTCCCCAGCTTTACATCAAGGGTGAGTTCATCGGTGGCTGTGACATTGTGACCGAAATGTACCAGACAGGTGAACTGCAGAAACTGCTGCAGGAAAAAAACATTGCCTGCAACGCGTCTGCCTGA
- a CDS encoding BolA/IbaG family iron-sulfur metabolism protein, producing the protein MAMSATELEAYILKAFPDAQIKIDDLAGDGDHYACSIVSEAFRGVPRVRQHQLVYNALEGHMGGKLHALALRTSAP; encoded by the coding sequence ATGGCCATGTCAGCCACAGAGCTTGAAGCTTATATTCTGAAGGCATTCCCCGATGCCCAGATCAAAATTGATGATCTGGCTGGGGACGGAGACCATTATGCCTGTTCGATTGTAAGCGAGGCTTTTCGCGGTGTTCCCCGGGTACGGCAGCATCAGCTCGTTTATAATGCACTCGAAGGTCATATGGGGGGCAAGCTGCACGCGCTGGCCCTCCGCACATCCGCGCCCTGA
- the purL gene encoding phosphoribosylformylglycinamidine synthase subunit PurL produces MNKPVTVDESLACEFGLTAEEYGRVLSIMGRNPSLTELGVFSVMWSEHCSYKSSRKWLRGLPTKAPWVIHGPGENAGVVDIGQGYAAIFKMESHNHPSFIEPYQGAATGVGGILRDVFTMGARPVANLNALRFGSPENPVTRRVVDGVVRGIGGYGNCVGVPTVGGEINFHPAYDGNPLVNAMTVGIARQDRIFLSAAAGVGNPVVYVGSRTGRDGIHGATMSSAEFDEDALSKRPTVQVGDPFIEKLLIEACLELMATDAIVAIQDMGAAGLTSSAVEMAGKGGVGIELDLDAVPQREPNMTAYEMMLSESQERMLMVLRPDRTELARKIFEKWELDFAIIGHLTETGHIVIKHKGQVEADIPLEPLADEAPVYDRPSIAPTKPAELDGLHAPLSLDAMLLKLVGSPDLASRAWVWNQYDSTVGGQTVRRPGAADAAIVKVDDTEIGLALTTDCTPRYCQADPRTGGAQAVAEAWRNITATGARPLAVTDNLNFGNPEKPEIMGQFIAALEGMGEACKVLDFPIVSGNVSLYNETRMPDGTTQAILPTPAIGGLGVLDNVSSAIGLGMQPNKDVVLVGATKGELGQSVWLREILGREEGPPPAVDLATEKRNGDFVRAEIQAGQITACHDLADGGILVAVAEMIMASGTGCELESPDSGMRPEAFWFGEDQARYLVCVADAQSFCARAAQAGVPARLIGRSGGNDLILPSGVTISAARLKSAHETFFPALMDK; encoded by the coding sequence GGAACTTGGTGTGTTTTCGGTCATGTGGTCGGAGCACTGCTCTTACAAATCCTCCCGCAAATGGCTCCGCGGCCTGCCCACAAAGGCGCCGTGGGTTATTCATGGGCCGGGTGAAAACGCGGGGGTGGTGGATATTGGCCAAGGCTATGCCGCCATCTTCAAGATGGAAAGCCACAACCATCCCTCCTTTATCGAACCCTATCAGGGTGCTGCTACAGGTGTAGGTGGCATCCTGCGAGATGTGTTCACCATGGGGGCGCGACCGGTGGCCAACCTGAACGCCTTGCGTTTTGGTAGCCCCGAAAACCCGGTAACCCGCCGTGTTGTAGATGGGGTGGTCCGCGGTATTGGTGGCTATGGTAACTGCGTTGGTGTGCCTACTGTTGGGGGGGAAATCAACTTCCACCCGGCCTATGACGGCAACCCGCTGGTTAATGCCATGACTGTTGGCATTGCCCGACAAGATCGTATTTTCCTGTCTGCGGCTGCTGGCGTTGGCAACCCCGTGGTGTATGTGGGCTCGCGCACCGGGCGCGATGGTATTCATGGCGCCACCATGTCCTCCGCCGAGTTTGATGAAGACGCCCTCTCCAAGCGGCCAACCGTGCAGGTGGGCGACCCCTTCATTGAAAAACTGCTGATTGAAGCCTGTCTGGAACTGATGGCAACAGATGCCATTGTCGCCATTCAGGATATGGGGGCCGCTGGTCTGACATCTTCCGCCGTGGAAATGGCCGGGAAAGGTGGCGTAGGCATTGAGCTTGATCTCGACGCCGTACCTCAGCGTGAACCCAACATGACTGCCTATGAGATGATGCTTTCCGAAAGTCAGGAACGCATGCTCATGGTCCTGCGCCCAGACCGCACGGAACTGGCGCGCAAGATTTTTGAAAAATGGGAACTGGACTTTGCCATTATCGGTCATCTGACCGAGACGGGGCATATCGTCATCAAACACAAAGGGCAGGTAGAAGCCGATATTCCGCTTGAGCCTCTGGCTGATGAAGCGCCGGTTTATGACCGTCCCTCCATTGCCCCGACCAAACCCGCCGAGCTTGATGGCCTTCATGCACCTCTGTCGTTGGATGCCATGTTGCTCAAACTGGTTGGGTCACCAGACCTCGCCTCCCGGGCGTGGGTGTGGAACCAGTATGACAGCACGGTAGGGGGCCAGACCGTTCGCCGTCCCGGTGCTGCCGATGCCGCTATTGTTAAAGTTGACGATACGGAAATTGGTCTGGCGCTCACAACGGATTGCACACCGCGTTACTGTCAGGCAGACCCCCGTACAGGTGGTGCTCAGGCTGTGGCTGAAGCGTGGCGCAACATTACTGCGACCGGCGCGCGCCCTCTGGCTGTGACCGACAACCTGAACTTTGGTAATCCGGAAAAACCGGAGATCATGGGTCAGTTCATTGCCGCACTTGAGGGAATGGGTGAAGCCTGCAAGGTGCTCGACTTCCCCATCGTCAGCGGCAATGTGTCTCTCTACAACGAAACCCGGATGCCCGACGGCACAACGCAGGCCATTCTACCAACCCCGGCCATTGGCGGGCTTGGTGTTCTGGACAATGTGTCTTCTGCCATCGGCCTTGGTATGCAGCCCAACAAAGATGTGGTGTTGGTCGGCGCGACAAAGGGCGAACTTGGACAGTCTGTGTGGCTGCGTGAAATTCTGGGACGCGAGGAAGGCCCTCCACCGGCTGTTGATCTGGCGACGGAAAAACGGAACGGGGATTTTGTTCGGGCTGAAATTCAGGCTGGTCAGATTACAGCCTGCCACGATCTGGCTGATGGCGGCATTCTGGTTGCCGTAGCAGAAATGATCATGGCGTCTGGCACGGGTTGCGAGCTGGAAAGCCCGGATTCCGGTATGCGCCCTGAGGCCTTCTGGTTTGGTGAAGATCAGGCCCGGTACCTTGTCTGCGTAGCCGATGCCCAGTCTTTCTGCGCCCGTGCGGCACAGGCTGGCGTACCAGCACGTCTGATTGGTCGCTCCGGTGGAAATGATTTGATTCTGCCCAGTGGCGTCACCATATCTGCTGCACGCCTTAAATCTGCGCACGAAACCTTTTTTCCTGCGTTGATGGATAAATAA